A genome region from Nitrospira sp. includes the following:
- a CDS encoding HAD-IIIC family phosphatase has protein sequence MNIARVHCHDLTATAETRGDILRKNGQIEQAIMAYLEGVTTPPAAALCLKLARCYEQRGNHADVCRWALAIVDSGDDYSAWQAGWALFQRNAAKAGRQVLRSVKVALLGSYTTTQLGPMLCLAAERLGIQVALYESQYGQYQQDILNPSSTLYAFGPDIVVLAVHEGDLHLPDYSQNPEEDVHTEVLRWTGLWKMVAERSRARLVQHNFALPCEVPTGHLATRLPGSRYMMTHAVNAKLGEAAANNVSLVDCERLSALFGKQRWCDPRYWNLSKQAVALEALPLLARHTAAVIAADLGLSRKCLVLDLDNTLWGGVIAEDGLAGIKLGQGPDGEAFTAFQDYLLKLKRKGVILTVCSKNNHADAIQPFEQHPEMRLKLDDIALFVANWESKPDNIRTIAKTLQIGLDAMVFVDDNPAEREIVRTFLPEVDVISLPEDPSLYLRTLSQYLLLETSSLTAEDHERTDQYRARAQIMKLEAAAGTIEEFYRSLRMQAIVTPFDASQLPRIAQLIGKTNQFNLTTRRHGMAQLETFLRDENYVHLALRLRDRYTDHGLVSVMIARQQEHVLDIDTWLMSCRVIGRTVEATMLEHLCRRAAQLGCTFLRGTYSPTQKNAMAADAFAKHGFERVGTNGRDEIWSYDLAAKGLIANTFVTSVHTWESADGAS, from the coding sequence ATGAACATCGCCCGGGTTCATTGTCACGATTTAACTGCCACAGCTGAAACACGTGGCGACATCCTCCGCAAGAACGGACAGATCGAGCAGGCGATCATGGCCTATCTGGAAGGGGTGACCACTCCACCGGCAGCGGCCCTTTGCCTCAAACTTGCCCGTTGTTATGAACAGCGCGGCAACCATGCGGATGTCTGCCGGTGGGCGCTTGCGATCGTCGATTCCGGTGATGACTATTCGGCATGGCAGGCTGGCTGGGCCTTGTTTCAGCGCAACGCTGCAAAGGCAGGACGACAGGTGCTCAGATCGGTCAAGGTGGCGCTCCTCGGCAGCTATACCACCACTCAATTAGGCCCGATGCTGTGCCTGGCGGCAGAGAGACTCGGCATCCAAGTCGCCCTATACGAAAGCCAATACGGACAATACCAGCAGGACATCCTCAATCCCAGCAGCACGCTCTATGCGTTCGGTCCGGATATCGTCGTCCTGGCGGTTCACGAAGGCGACCTTCATCTCCCTGACTACAGCCAGAACCCAGAGGAGGATGTCCACACGGAAGTGCTTCGCTGGACCGGCCTCTGGAAGATGGTTGCAGAACGCTCCCGCGCCCGACTCGTCCAGCATAACTTCGCGCTGCCCTGCGAAGTCCCTACAGGCCATCTCGCCACCAGGCTTCCCGGTTCGCGATACATGATGACGCACGCAGTCAACGCGAAGCTGGGTGAAGCGGCTGCGAACAATGTCTCCCTAGTGGACTGCGAACGGCTTTCGGCACTCTTCGGAAAACAACGATGGTGCGATCCCCGATATTGGAACCTGTCCAAACAAGCCGTTGCCCTTGAAGCCCTGCCGTTGCTCGCAAGACATACCGCAGCGGTGATCGCCGCGGATCTCGGATTGAGCCGTAAGTGTCTGGTATTGGATCTGGACAACACCTTGTGGGGCGGCGTGATTGCGGAAGATGGATTGGCGGGCATCAAGTTAGGACAAGGGCCTGACGGTGAGGCATTCACGGCGTTTCAGGACTACCTTCTGAAACTCAAGCGGAAGGGCGTCATCCTGACGGTGTGCTCGAAAAATAACCATGCCGATGCCATCCAACCGTTCGAACAACACCCGGAAATGCGACTGAAGCTGGACGATATCGCCCTCTTCGTCGCCAATTGGGAATCGAAGCCGGACAATATCCGCACCATCGCCAAGACACTCCAGATCGGCCTGGATGCCATGGTCTTCGTCGATGATAACCCTGCTGAGCGGGAGATCGTGCGCACGTTTCTTCCAGAGGTCGATGTCATTTCCCTGCCGGAGGATCCGTCGCTGTACCTCAGGACCCTGTCGCAATACCTTCTGCTCGAAACAAGCTCGTTGACCGCCGAGGATCATGAGCGAACCGACCAATATCGAGCCCGCGCACAGATCATGAAATTGGAGGCCGCGGCCGGAACCATCGAGGAATTTTATCGCAGCCTTCGCATGCAAGCGATCGTGACACCGTTCGACGCATCGCAGCTGCCTCGGATCGCCCAGCTTATCGGAAAGACCAACCAGTTCAATCTCACCACCCGACGCCACGGCATGGCGCAGCTGGAAACCTTCCTCCGTGACGAGAACTATGTCCATCTCGCGCTACGGTTGCGCGATCGCTACACCGATCATGGGCTCGTCAGCGTCATGATCGCACGGCAACAGGAACACGTCCTCGATATCGACACGTGGCTGATGAGTTGTCGAGTCATTGGCCGAACCGTTGAAGCCACCATGCTGGAGCATCTCTGTCGGCGGGCGGCACAGCTCGGATGCACGTTCCTCCGAGGCACCTACTCTCCGACACAAAAAAATGCAATGGCGGCGGACGCCTTCGCCAAACATGGGTTTGAACGTGTCGGCACAAATGGACGTGATGAGATCTGGAGTTATGACCTTGCGGCGAAGGGCCTGATCGCCAATACATTTGTGACCTCTGTCCATACCTGGGAGAGCGCTGATGGGGCGTCCTGA
- a CDS encoding SDR family NAD(P)-dependent oxidoreductase: protein MGRPESQSGVRASSPHMTTICFTTQDLAQFSAASGDRNPLHVSEQYARASPYGEPVVFGMLGVLAILGHFPDRPKQRLRHLSVEFRNPLTVGVPYRVEIVEPSGDRAVAKLYDAARLMLKASMTFSPDHQARHETADQDAAGLTEAADRTKAHLGAGTRVSGRYAPSIKELRQLADRWKLFEKGATLTDVSAMMWVSYAVGMELPGKRAVFWRLELTLPADGEMGPSPLTYELTVQSYDERLDLLHTTGTLSVGASACATTEMWAFVREDSPRPSLHRLTDLLPRSNRLKDKVALVIGGSRGLGAAITQALASQGCTVFLNYLHCGGEAEQIRTSLGDASGLIELTQGDASDIDWCRTLQQHIVERHGGLDILICNASPPIRPLPFIPEKVAQFQTFLTQSVALVSMPMSTFLSDLAQRSGWNVLISSAFVQDLPADWPHYATAKCALEGLAQWAAIQNPTVHSLIVRPPKLLTDQTNTTVGRHGAMEIERAAAAIVQQLTCLDRSPNMHILDTF from the coding sequence ATGGGGCGTCCTGAATCGCAGTCCGGAGTCCGTGCCTCCTCGCCGCACATGACCACCATTTGTTTCACCACGCAGGATCTGGCTCAATTCAGCGCAGCCAGCGGGGATAGGAACCCTCTGCATGTCTCCGAGCAATACGCGCGGGCCTCGCCTTATGGTGAGCCTGTCGTATTCGGCATGCTGGGCGTCCTGGCGATCCTCGGCCATTTCCCCGATCGCCCGAAACAACGGCTGCGACACCTCTCTGTTGAGTTCCGTAATCCCCTCACCGTCGGCGTCCCCTACCGCGTGGAGATCGTGGAGCCATCGGGGGACCGTGCGGTCGCAAAACTCTATGATGCCGCCCGTCTCATGCTGAAAGCGAGTATGACGTTTTCGCCGGATCATCAGGCCCGGCACGAGACGGCCGATCAAGATGCGGCCGGGCTCACGGAAGCAGCAGACCGCACCAAAGCGCACCTGGGTGCCGGTACTCGCGTGAGCGGCCGATATGCACCGTCGATCAAAGAGTTGAGGCAACTGGCCGATCGCTGGAAACTCTTCGAAAAAGGCGCAACCCTGACGGACGTTTCGGCCATGATGTGGGTCAGTTACGCCGTCGGCATGGAGCTACCGGGAAAACGCGCCGTGTTCTGGCGATTGGAACTCACGTTGCCTGCCGATGGAGAAATGGGCCCGTCCCCACTCACCTATGAGCTCACGGTTCAGAGCTACGATGAGCGACTTGACTTGCTGCACACTACCGGGACGCTCTCCGTGGGGGCCAGCGCGTGCGCGACGACCGAGATGTGGGCCTTCGTGCGAGAGGACTCACCGCGGCCTTCACTGCATCGTCTCACTGACCTGTTGCCGAGATCGAATCGATTGAAGGACAAGGTCGCCCTGGTGATCGGCGGAAGCCGGGGGCTTGGCGCGGCCATCACACAGGCCTTGGCTTCGCAGGGCTGCACGGTTTTCTTGAATTACCTCCACTGCGGCGGGGAGGCGGAACAGATTCGGACGAGCCTTGGAGACGCCTCCGGCCTGATCGAACTGACACAGGGAGATGCATCAGATATCGATTGGTGCCGAACACTGCAACAGCATATCGTCGAACGACACGGCGGGCTTGATATACTGATTTGCAACGCGTCGCCCCCTATTCGCCCTCTCCCGTTCATACCGGAAAAGGTGGCACAGTTTCAAACCTTCCTCACCCAAAGCGTCGCGCTGGTGAGCATGCCCATGTCCACGTTTCTGAGCGACTTGGCTCAACGCTCCGGGTGGAACGTGCTTATCTCTTCGGCATTTGTGCAGGACCTTCCTGCGGACTGGCCCCACTATGCCACAGCCAAATGTGCACTGGAGGGACTGGCACAGTGGGCGGCCATTCAGAATCCGACGGTCCACAGTCTCATTGTCAGGCCTCCAAAGCTGTTAACGGATCAAACCAACACCACCGTGGGACGGCATGGAGCGATGGAAATCGAACGAGCCGCCGCTGCCATCGTGCAACAACTCACATGTCTCGATCGGTCACCGAACATGCACATACTGGATACGTTTTAG
- a CDS encoding biotin/lipoyl-binding protein, whose translation MTIFNRLSVWLAVAGAALAAWVILTAGKNPPMPTPLVEPPRSSFEATVAATGIIEAANENVRIGPPSAGLVTKVFVTVGDRVREGDPLLQLDDRDLRAQLVARQAAIPPAEAQVEEQKYRIGDLDTQLKRLKSVRDSRAVSEDDVKRTWYASEMAKRAMSRYEATLKQVIAQRDETQLLLERLTVRAPRAATILQVNVRAGEFALTTGASEPLMLLGDMQQLQVRAEVDEVNAPLVAPNRSGVAYLKGNTTQAIPLTFVRIEPYIVPKKSLTGENSERVDTRVLQIIYRFDRPAFPIYAGQQVDVFIDRAPAATPAQPQGETRSTGEPTQ comes from the coding sequence ATGACCATCTTCAATCGCTTGAGTGTCTGGCTCGCCGTCGCTGGCGCAGCGCTTGCCGCCTGGGTCATCCTGACCGCCGGCAAGAACCCGCCCATGCCCACGCCACTGGTCGAACCACCGCGGTCATCCTTTGAGGCCACCGTAGCTGCCACCGGCATCATCGAAGCAGCCAACGAAAACGTGCGTATCGGCCCCCCATCAGCCGGACTCGTCACAAAAGTCTTTGTCACAGTCGGTGACCGGGTCCGTGAAGGCGACCCGCTGCTTCAATTGGACGATCGAGATCTCCGCGCGCAACTGGTCGCCCGTCAGGCGGCGATTCCTCCGGCGGAGGCGCAAGTGGAAGAACAGAAGTATCGCATCGGGGATCTCGACACGCAGCTCAAGCGACTGAAGTCGGTGCGCGACAGCCGAGCCGTCAGTGAGGACGATGTGAAGCGTACTTGGTATGCCTCGGAAATGGCGAAACGCGCGATGAGCCGCTACGAGGCCACCCTCAAACAAGTCATCGCCCAACGCGATGAAACCCAACTCCTACTAGAGCGCCTGACGGTCCGGGCGCCTCGAGCCGCAACCATTCTGCAGGTCAATGTCCGAGCCGGTGAGTTTGCTCTGACCACCGGGGCCAGCGAACCGCTGATGCTCCTGGGAGACATGCAGCAGCTGCAAGTCCGCGCAGAAGTGGATGAAGTGAATGCGCCCTTAGTGGCGCCGAATCGATCCGGTGTCGCCTACCTGAAAGGCAATACGACTCAGGCGATTCCGTTGACGTTCGTGCGTATCGAACCCTATATCGTCCCCAAGAAATCTCTCACCGGCGAGAACAGCGAGCGGGTCGATACGCGAGTGCTCCAGATTATCTACCGCTTCGATCGGCCGGCGTTTCCAATCTATGCCGGGCAGCAGGTCGATGTATTCATCGATCGCGCACCCGCAGCAACACCGGCGCAGCCTCAGGGCGAGACCCGTTCCACTGGGGAACCGACTCAATGA
- a CDS encoding ABC transporter ATP-binding protein, with protein MTTMDGASQSHAPAVAGQETLPSTAVQVRGLIKSFGSGETTVTVLKGIDLDVYFGELLLLVGESGGGKTTLLSAIAGILDIDAGDLDVLGASLTNMSPGTRTRFRGQTMGFIYQQFNLLPALTAAENVAIPLLIQGIRNKEAITRGRLMLERVGLGDRTEFLPRNLSGGQQQRVAIARALVNEPKLLVCDEPTAALDGPNGQKIMALIRDVGRAPDRCVIVVTHDSRIFQFGDRMAELTDGRIVGIHPIQREATA; from the coding sequence ATGACAACAATGGATGGTGCCTCACAGTCACACGCGCCGGCCGTCGCAGGCCAGGAAACACTGCCCTCGACCGCCGTCCAGGTTCGAGGACTCATCAAGTCGTTCGGGTCCGGCGAGACCACGGTCACGGTCCTCAAGGGCATCGACCTGGACGTGTACTTCGGCGAATTGCTGCTCCTCGTCGGGGAATCCGGTGGAGGGAAAACCACCCTGTTGTCGGCCATCGCCGGGATCCTGGACATCGATGCCGGAGATCTCGACGTGCTGGGCGCGTCACTGACTAACATGTCCCCTGGCACACGCACCCGTTTCCGTGGGCAAACGATGGGATTCATCTACCAACAGTTCAATCTGCTGCCCGCGCTGACGGCTGCGGAGAACGTCGCCATCCCGCTGCTGATTCAGGGGATTCGCAACAAAGAGGCCATTACACGCGGGCGCCTGATGCTGGAACGCGTGGGCCTCGGCGACCGGACAGAATTCTTGCCCCGAAACCTTTCCGGCGGCCAACAGCAGCGGGTCGCCATCGCCAGAGCCTTGGTCAACGAACCAAAACTCCTGGTGTGCGACGAACCGACGGCCGCCCTCGATGGCCCCAACGGGCAAAAGATCATGGCGTTGATTCGCGACGTCGGGCGAGCGCCCGACCGCTGTGTCATCGTGGTCACCCACGACAGTCGCATTTTTCAGTTTGGAGATCGAATGGCAGAGTTGACCGACGGCCGTATCGTCGGCATTCACCCGATTCAGAGAGAGGCGACGGCATGA
- a CDS encoding RNA-binding protein has protein sequence MGSKIYVGGLPYSATEQQLSDLFAVHGAVESARIITDKFTGQSRGFGFVEMASSDEAQKAISALNGTDMGGRTLTVNEARPQEPRSGGGPGRSGGGGGFNDRGGKRDRW, from the coding sequence ATGGGTTCTAAAATTTATGTTGGCGGGTTGCCCTATTCGGCAACCGAACAGCAGTTAAGCGATTTGTTCGCGGTGCACGGGGCGGTGGAATCGGCCCGGATCATCACGGACAAATTTACCGGCCAATCGAGAGGTTTCGGATTCGTCGAAATGGCCTCTTCCGACGAGGCGCAGAAGGCGATTTCGGCTCTCAATGGGACGGACATGGGTGGCCGGACATTGACGGTCAATGAAGCGCGTCCTCAGGAGCCCCGCTCGGGCGGCGGACCTGGACGGAGCGGCGGCGGCGGGGGATTCAACGATCGTGGTGGCAAGCGCGATCGCTGGTAA
- a CDS encoding acyl carrier protein: protein MELHDRLEEVFRQVFDNETLGLTDEMTASDIEGWDSVAHINLMFGIEQAFGVRFKGNELADMKNIGELKQFLTGKGKS from the coding sequence ATGGAGTTGCACGATCGATTGGAAGAAGTGTTTCGCCAGGTGTTCGATAACGAGACGCTGGGGTTGACCGATGAGATGACCGCGTCCGATATCGAAGGCTGGGACTCGGTGGCCCATATCAATCTGATGTTTGGCATCGAGCAGGCGTTCGGAGTCCGATTCAAGGGCAATGAACTGGCCGACATGAAGAATATCGGCGAACTCAAACAGTTTCTGACTGGGAAGGGAAAGTCGTGA
- a CDS encoding efflux transporter outer membrane subunit yields MKQRTFSRPIVAAAICVVLGLSSTGCLQGQNYHRPPVDTPADWTRMASGPLAAGSSDKVPEADWWQAFHNQELTQFIERALAQNHDIRRAVSRVLEGRASVTTAGAGLYPQLNVQGSYSNIVVSKNTLAGLGLATGQQPGPQVFARPGSSFDLWNGAADLRWELDVWGRIRRGMEAASADAQAIEQDARAIALTLISDVGQSYFRIRELDEQIEIAQRALTLRRDSLDIITKRASVGLASDLDVKRTEVLVAETAGQIPDLIRLRAVELHRLEVLTGAAPGSLVLASTSLRKVIVQPDIPVGLPSQLLERRPDILQAEASLMAANARIGQARAYFFPTFSITGQGGLQSAEFANWFTGNSANFSIGPSVTLPIFLGGTNVARLDAAESRYQQMLEGYQQTILLAFREVADLLVSIQSRTEQLARQREQASAATAAVGLAEVRYRKGLVNYLDVLDAQRTMLAAETQLAQTERARLTDMVGLYKALGGGWQTLDDSPTTPSTISARP; encoded by the coding sequence ATGAAACAGCGCACGTTCAGCAGACCGATCGTCGCGGCAGCCATATGCGTTGTGCTGGGGCTCTCCTCTACCGGCTGTCTCCAAGGGCAGAACTATCACCGTCCACCGGTCGACACACCCGCAGACTGGACGCGCATGGCTTCCGGCCCCTTAGCGGCTGGATCCTCCGACAAGGTCCCGGAAGCGGACTGGTGGCAGGCCTTCCACAACCAGGAACTGACCCAGTTCATCGAACGCGCCCTCGCCCAGAACCATGACATCCGACGCGCCGTGTCCCGCGTGCTGGAGGGACGAGCCTCCGTCACGACCGCTGGCGCCGGACTCTACCCGCAATTGAATGTGCAAGGCAGCTACAGCAATATCGTGGTGTCAAAAAACACTCTGGCGGGATTGGGCTTAGCCACCGGCCAACAACCGGGGCCTCAGGTCTTTGCCAGACCTGGAAGCAGTTTCGATCTCTGGAACGGAGCGGCCGACCTCCGCTGGGAACTGGATGTCTGGGGCCGCATCCGTCGCGGAATGGAAGCGGCATCGGCAGACGCACAGGCGATCGAGCAGGATGCCCGTGCGATTGCGCTCACCTTGATCAGCGACGTCGGACAGTCCTACTTTCGAATTCGTGAGTTGGACGAGCAAATTGAAATCGCGCAACGCGCCCTGACTCTCAGGCGGGACTCACTCGACATCATCACCAAACGGGCATCGGTGGGCCTGGCTTCCGACCTGGACGTGAAACGAACGGAAGTCCTCGTCGCGGAAACCGCCGGACAAATCCCGGATCTGATCCGCCTGCGCGCCGTAGAATTACACCGACTAGAAGTGTTGACGGGAGCCGCGCCGGGCAGCCTCGTCTTGGCATCCACATCGTTGCGGAAAGTCATCGTACAGCCGGATATCCCCGTCGGCCTCCCGTCGCAACTATTGGAGCGGCGACCCGACATCCTGCAAGCGGAGGCATCACTGATGGCCGCCAACGCCCGCATCGGTCAGGCACGCGCCTATTTCTTTCCCACCTTCTCCATCACGGGACAGGGAGGATTACAGAGCGCCGAATTCGCAAACTGGTTCACAGGCAACAGCGCGAACTTCAGTATCGGGCCATCGGTCACCCTGCCCATCTTTCTGGGTGGAACCAATGTCGCGAGGCTGGATGCCGCCGAATCTCGCTACCAACAAATGTTGGAAGGCTACCAACAAACCATTCTACTCGCCTTCCGCGAAGTGGCGGATCTCCTGGTATCGATCCAGTCACGCACGGAACAACTCGCACGCCAACGTGAGCAGGCCTCAGCCGCCACGGCCGCCGTCGGGCTGGCCGAGGTGCGCTACCGCAAAGGATTGGTCAACTACCTCGATGTGCTCGACGCCCAACGAACCATGCTCGCAGCGGAAACCCAACTGGCGCAAACGGAGCGCGCCCGCCTCACCGACATGGTCGGCCTCTACAAAGCCCTCGGCGGCGGATGGCAGACACTGGACGATTCGCCCACGACACCCTCGACCATCTCCGCCAGGCCGTAA
- a CDS encoding serine acetyltransferase, with amino-acid sequence MPGLRALAVHRFGTWISNRRSGVLKSVLLTFYHVLYRYVRNHYGIEIPLTTTIGRRLWLVHQHGIVFHWKSEIGDDCVIRHGATIGAGYGGQKTLHKGPKLGQRVEVGPGAVIFAGVKIGDDTVIGPNAVVMSDVPAGSRVFAEAPRVIHLPTVRQAPGATRDLRQGVRQQ; translated from the coding sequence ATGCCTGGCCTTCGTGCACTAGCCGTTCACCGCTTTGGCACATGGATCTCGAACCGGCGCAGCGGCGTTCTCAAGTCTGTCCTGCTCACGTTCTACCATGTCCTGTACCGATACGTCCGGAATCACTACGGAATCGAAATTCCCTTGACGACGACAATCGGCCGAAGGCTCTGGCTGGTTCACCAACACGGCATCGTCTTTCACTGGAAATCCGAGATCGGAGACGATTGCGTGATTCGCCACGGAGCCACGATCGGAGCCGGATATGGCGGACAAAAGACCTTACATAAAGGACCGAAACTCGGCCAACGAGTCGAAGTGGGACCAGGCGCCGTGATTTTTGCCGGAGTGAAGATCGGCGACGATACGGTCATCGGTCCGAATGCCGTGGTCATGTCGGACGTCCCGGCCGGATCCAGGGTGTTCGCTGAGGCGCCTCGCGTCATTCATTTGCCGACCGTTCGTCAGGCACCCGGAGCAACTAGGGATCTCCGTCAGGGGGTACGCCAACAATGA
- a CDS encoding tetratricopeptide repeat protein, protein MQHGVRDHSLAGQISLAPLLLVLGFTTSFAAQVMAAPHDKSALKPAMADKPGLAEEQILSTTDKIAQPVDTDTEAMRHNDLGVAFVFKGDLGQAIDEFKHALRLQPNYFAAHLNLANTLLDIGQNDAAMSEFKEALRLKPDDPKTHNDLGVALKEVGNLDGAIAEFRTVLRQNPSDVNAHNNLGVTLKAKGDLDGAIAEYRTAASLQPNDVNAHFNLGLGLMEKHQPEAAITEFRTALHLRPNDAKLRLNLGNALADVGQRMEAAQELRQYLRLELDTPATRRWLEQAEAKLRELEMP, encoded by the coding sequence ATGCAACACGGTGTCCGTGACCATTCCCTAGCAGGCCAGATTTCCCTTGCGCCTCTCCTCTTGGTGCTCGGGTTTACCACGTCCTTCGCAGCACAGGTGATGGCTGCTCCCCACGATAAATCAGCCCTCAAACCCGCGATGGCTGACAAGCCGGGACTTGCGGAAGAACAGATTCTTTCGACCACCGACAAGATTGCCCAGCCGGTAGACACCGACACAGAAGCCATGCGCCACAACGACTTGGGTGTGGCCTTCGTCTTCAAGGGCGACTTGGGACAGGCCATCGATGAATTTAAACATGCGCTCCGGCTCCAGCCGAATTATTTCGCCGCCCACCTCAACTTGGCGAATACGCTGCTCGATATCGGACAGAACGACGCAGCTATGAGTGAATTCAAGGAAGCCCTGCGCCTCAAACCGGACGATCCGAAAACCCACAATGATCTCGGGGTCGCGCTGAAAGAAGTGGGAAATTTGGATGGCGCCATTGCGGAGTTCAGAACAGTGTTGCGGCAGAACCCCAGTGATGTGAACGCGCACAACAATCTGGGCGTCACACTCAAAGCCAAAGGTGACCTCGATGGGGCGATCGCAGAATATCGTACCGCGGCGAGCCTGCAACCGAACGATGTCAACGCTCACTTCAATCTAGGCCTCGGACTGATGGAGAAGCATCAGCCGGAGGCCGCCATCACCGAATTCCGCACCGCCCTGCACCTCCGGCCCAACGATGCGAAGCTCCGCCTCAACCTCGGCAACGCATTGGCAGACGTCGGGCAACGTATGGAAGCCGCTCAGGAGTTGAGGCAATACCTTCGCCTTGAACTCGATACACCCGCCACTCGGCGATGGCTGGAACAGGCCGAAGCCAAACTCCGCGAACTGGAGATGCCATAA
- a CDS encoding ABC transporter permease, whose translation MNYVALRMLFGDRAKYLMLLCGLSFAVMLIVQQGSIFWGLMMWSQSSISNLNVPIWVTDPGIAQVDEVKPIADTTVDRVRSIPGVEWAVPLYKGLLRARLANGEYHQITLTGLDSASLIGRPTEVLAGRFEDLRQPDAVALDQWAVERMGGPQVISVGTVFELNDKLARVVAIAKTQKTFTNIPVVYTTYERALRYVPRERRTLSYVLAKAKDGAPADEVIQRIRDQTGLGAFTADAFGWKTIGWVLKNTGIGINFGTTILLGFVVGMAIAGQTFYLFTVENLRQFGALKAMGASTATLARMILLQAFTVGITGYGVGIGLATGFGLLTAREGQLPFLETWPLLLLVFVALLMICTLSALISIIKLARLEPAIVFR comes from the coding sequence ATGAACTACGTCGCCCTCAGAATGCTCTTCGGTGATCGCGCCAAATACCTCATGTTGCTCTGCGGCCTCAGCTTTGCGGTCATGTTGATCGTTCAGCAGGGTTCCATCTTTTGGGGCCTCATGATGTGGTCTCAATCGAGTATCAGCAACCTCAATGTGCCGATTTGGGTCACGGACCCCGGCATCGCGCAGGTGGACGAAGTCAAACCAATCGCCGACACCACCGTCGACCGCGTCCGCAGCATCCCCGGGGTGGAATGGGCCGTCCCCTTGTATAAAGGACTCCTCCGGGCCAGACTTGCCAACGGCGAGTATCACCAGATCACCTTGACGGGCCTGGACTCGGCTTCCTTGATCGGCCGTCCTACGGAAGTGCTGGCGGGTCGATTCGAAGACCTCCGGCAACCTGACGCCGTGGCCCTCGATCAATGGGCCGTTGAACGCATGGGTGGACCACAGGTAATTTCAGTCGGGACGGTGTTCGAGCTCAACGACAAGTTGGCCCGCGTGGTCGCCATCGCCAAGACGCAAAAGACCTTCACCAACATTCCTGTCGTCTACACCACCTACGAGCGAGCCTTGCGCTACGTGCCGCGGGAACGGCGCACCCTGTCCTACGTCCTCGCCAAGGCCAAGGACGGCGCGCCAGCGGACGAGGTGATCCAGCGTATCCGTGACCAGACGGGATTGGGCGCCTTCACCGCCGATGCCTTCGGATGGAAAACCATCGGTTGGGTCCTCAAGAACACCGGGATCGGAATCAATTTCGGCACCACGATTCTCTTGGGTTTTGTGGTCGGCATGGCCATTGCCGGGCAAACATTTTATCTGTTCACCGTCGAAAACCTGCGTCAGTTTGGGGCCCTCAAAGCCATGGGAGCGTCCACCGCGACTCTAGCCCGCATGATTCTCCTGCAAGCCTTTACCGTGGGGATCACGGGGTACGGTGTCGGCATCGGACTCGCAACCGGCTTCGGCCTGCTGACCGCGCGAGAGGGACAGTTGCCGTTCCTTGAAACCTGGCCGCTGCTCCTCCTGGTCTTTGTCGCCCTGCTCATGATTTGCACCTTGTCGGCACTCATCAGCATCATCAAACTGGCCCGGCTTGAACCGGCGATTGTGTTTCGATGA